Proteins from a genomic interval of Flammeovirgaceae bacterium SG7u.111:
- a CDS encoding HAMP domain-containing sensor histidine kinase gives MERKALRVFVVLALLSISGIVVVQVYWFRQAFDVEQKNFEEQVTHALSSVHKRVLNYQQLDASILKPVQQVSPGYYVVNISEEVAPSVLKELLKQEFSRHHVEHDFELGMYNCSEKDISYKQYVCLSEECDPHQLASFPFSSSGIDHNYFGIYFPNRITSVVSNMDIWLFSSAVIFIVLLFFFYSLFFILKQKKLSEIQADFIKNMAHEFKTPISTVAISSKVLMESEASASAERLSTYAEIIHRENGRLEAQVEKVLQLLTVNKSSQQLQFEEVNVVEIVGELEKSAQAAQLGTGFSIEVDCTEKAVIIWADKLHFSNILHNLLDNAVKYRGEAPPQIVVGIRCIDKKAQVTIKDNGLGIAPDQQKKIFDKFYRISTGDVHNVKGFGLGLSYVKKMVKAHGGKISLKSELRKGSEFILYFDRKA, from the coding sequence GTGGAACGAAAAGCTTTACGTGTATTTGTGGTGCTGGCCTTGCTCTCCATTAGTGGAATAGTGGTAGTTCAAGTATATTGGTTTCGGCAGGCTTTTGATGTAGAACAGAAAAACTTTGAAGAACAGGTGACGCATGCACTTTCCAGCGTACACAAAAGGGTGCTGAATTACCAACAACTCGATGCTTCGATACTAAAGCCCGTCCAGCAGGTTTCGCCAGGGTACTATGTGGTAAATATTTCGGAAGAAGTCGCCCCTAGCGTGTTGAAGGAGCTTTTGAAACAGGAATTTTCTCGCCACCATGTAGAGCATGACTTTGAGCTAGGCATGTACAATTGTTCAGAAAAAGACATTTCCTACAAGCAATACGTCTGCCTCAGCGAAGAATGTGATCCACATCAACTCGCCTCTTTTCCATTTTCTAGCTCGGGAATTGACCACAATTACTTTGGTATTTATTTTCCAAACAGAATAACCAGTGTGGTTTCTAATATGGATATTTGGCTATTTTCCTCTGCGGTAATCTTCATTGTCCTTCTCTTTTTCTTCTATTCCTTATTTTTTATTTTAAAGCAAAAAAAGCTTTCGGAGATACAGGCCGATTTTATCAAAAACATGGCCCATGAATTTAAAACCCCAATTTCTACCGTAGCTATTTCGAGCAAAGTACTCATGGAAAGCGAAGCAAGTGCATCAGCAGAAAGGCTTTCGACCTATGCGGAAATTATACATAGGGAAAATGGTAGATTAGAAGCCCAAGTGGAAAAAGTATTGCAACTGCTTACGGTAAACAAAAGCAGCCAGCAGCTCCAGTTTGAAGAGGTAAATGTGGTGGAAATAGTTGGAGAATTAGAAAAAAGCGCACAAGCAGCACAGTTAGGTACAGGCTTTTCTATTGAGGTTGATTGCACAGAAAAAGCAGTAATAATTTGGGCAGATAAGCTACATTTTTCGAATATCCTCCATAATTTGTTGGACAATGCGGTAAAATACCGAGGTGAAGCCCCTCCCCAAATTGTGGTCGGGATTCGATGCATTGACAAAAAGGCGCAGGTTACCATAAAAGATAATGGCTTGGGGATCGCTCCTGACCAACAAAAGAAAATATTTGATAAATTTTATAGGATCTCTACAGGCGACGTCCATAATGTAAAAGGGTTTGGACTTGGGTTGAGCTATGTAAAAAAGATGGTGAAAGCCCATGGGGGAAAAATATCATTAAAAAGCGAATTGAGAAAAGGGAGCGAGTTTATATTATATTTTGATAGAAAGGCATGA
- a CDS encoding response regulator transcription factor, with product MTKAKLLLVEDDPSLGFVVKDNLERENFEVKLATDGQKAVDYFRAIPFDLCLLDIMLPKKDGFSVAEEMKAEQPKFPIVFLTARNMKEDKIRGFKTGCDDYVTKPFSIEELVLRVEAVLNRCLPNGNSTPILKQFNLGNYLFDSKNQVLALGKETKGLTKRESDLLVMLAHNQGELVPKGEILEKLWGKNDYFNGRSLDVFVSKLRKYLSQDEKISIENVHSSGFRLVVTR from the coding sequence ATGACAAAAGCAAAGTTACTTTTGGTGGAAGACGACCCGAGTTTGGGGTTTGTGGTAAAAGATAATTTGGAACGGGAAAACTTTGAGGTAAAGCTTGCCACAGATGGGCAAAAAGCGGTGGATTATTTCCGAGCCATCCCATTCGATTTGTGCCTGCTCGACATCATGCTACCCAAAAAAGACGGATTTTCCGTAGCAGAAGAAATGAAAGCTGAGCAACCCAAATTCCCCATCGTTTTCCTAACTGCCCGCAACATGAAAGAAGACAAAATCCGTGGGTTCAAAACAGGCTGCGATGACTATGTGACCAAGCCTTTCAGCATAGAGGAGCTGGTGTTGCGAGTGGAAGCCGTGCTGAATCGCTGTTTGCCCAATGGAAATTCAACTCCTATTTTGAAGCAATTCAATCTTGGAAACTACCTTTTCGATAGTAAAAACCAAGTATTGGCTTTGGGAAAAGAGACAAAAGGCTTAACCAAGCGGGAAAGCGATTTGTTGGTAATGCTGGCTCACAACCAAGGTGAGCTAGTACCAAAAGGCGAAATACTCGAAAAACTATGGGGGAAAAATGATTATTTCAACGGAAGGAGCTTAGATGTTTTTGTATCGAAACTCAGGAAATACCTCAGCCAAGATGAGAAAATCAGTATAGAAAATGTGCATAGCTCGGGGTTTAGGTTGGTGGTAACCAGATAA
- the htpG gene encoding molecular chaperone HtpG, whose protein sequence is MEERGTISVNTENIFPIIKKFLYSDQEIFLRELVSNAVDATQKLQKLASIGEFKEELGEIKVKVSIDKENKKITISDSGIGMTAEEIKKYINQIAFSGATEFVEKFKDVKDANQIIGKFGLGFYSAFMVADTVEIITKSYKEGSEAARWSCTGSTDFEITAGEKETRGTDIILHVNEDSLDYLESGKVGGILNKYCKFLPIEIEFEEKVINTTAPIWVKNPTDLKDEDYLEFYKTLYPFSEEPLFWIHLNVDYPFNLTGILYFPKVKNDLTLHRDKIQLYSRQVFITDEVKEIVPEFLTLMHGVIDSPDIPLNVSRSYLQSDSSVKKINSYITKKVADKLSDLFKSDRESFEQKWESIGLFVKYGMVTDEKFYDRSKKFGLLKNLEGKFYTFEEYGKHVEAAQTDKNGNKVFLYTNDQELHHSYIVAAQKKGYDILILDGPLDSHFISTLEQKLEKTSLKRVDADVAEKLIEKDEAIESVLSKEEEEKVVEIFKKAIAKENVAPEVTAMSADAMPVVITQPEFMRRMQEMQQMQGNMMFGGDMPGMQAVTINGNHPLIGKIVKAENEEEQISVAKQAYDLALLSQNMLKGESLTTFIERSISMIADEK, encoded by the coding sequence ATGGAAGAGAGAGGTACGATTTCGGTCAATACCGAAAACATTTTCCCAATTATTAAAAAATTTCTCTATTCTGACCAAGAGATATTTTTACGGGAATTGGTATCAAATGCAGTAGATGCTACACAAAAGCTTCAGAAACTTGCATCGATCGGAGAGTTTAAAGAGGAGCTTGGCGAAATAAAAGTCAAGGTAAGTATTGACAAAGAAAACAAGAAAATCACGATAAGCGACAGCGGAATCGGGATGACTGCCGAGGAAATCAAGAAATATATCAACCAAATCGCTTTTTCAGGCGCTACCGAATTTGTTGAGAAATTCAAGGATGTAAAAGATGCGAACCAGATAATAGGTAAGTTTGGTTTGGGTTTCTATTCGGCATTTATGGTTGCCGATACGGTAGAAATCATTACCAAATCGTATAAAGAAGGCTCTGAGGCAGCTCGTTGGTCTTGTACAGGCAGTACCGATTTTGAAATTACTGCAGGAGAAAAGGAAACAAGGGGTACAGATATCATCCTCCATGTAAACGAAGATTCCTTAGATTACCTTGAAAGCGGAAAGGTTGGTGGTATTTTGAACAAATACTGCAAGTTCTTACCTATCGAAATCGAGTTTGAAGAAAAGGTAATAAATACTACAGCCCCAATTTGGGTCAAAAACCCAACTGACCTCAAGGACGAAGATTACCTAGAGTTTTACAAAACGCTTTACCCGTTCTCAGAAGAACCACTTTTCTGGATTCACCTCAATGTTGATTATCCATTCAACCTTACGGGAATCCTATATTTCCCAAAAGTGAAAAACGATCTCACGCTTCACCGCGACAAAATACAGCTGTATTCTCGCCAAGTGTTCATCACCGATGAGGTGAAAGAGATTGTGCCAGAGTTTCTTACGCTCATGCACGGCGTCATCGACTCACCAGATATCCCGCTCAACGTATCAAGAAGCTACTTGCAGTCGGATAGCAGTGTGAAGAAGATTAACTCTTACATCACCAAGAAGGTAGCCGATAAATTAAGTGACTTGTTTAAAAGTGATAGAGAGTCATTTGAGCAAAAATGGGAAAGCATTGGTTTGTTTGTGAAATACGGAATGGTTACCGATGAGAAATTCTACGACCGATCTAAGAAGTTTGGCTTGCTGAAAAACTTGGAGGGTAAATTCTACACCTTTGAGGAATATGGGAAACACGTGGAAGCAGCCCAAACGGATAAAAACGGGAACAAGGTATTCCTTTATACCAACGACCAAGAGCTGCACCATTCTTATATAGTAGCTGCGCAAAAGAAAGGGTATGATATTTTGATATTGGACGGTCCGCTCGATAGCCACTTCATCAGTACGTTGGAGCAAAAACTGGAAAAAACGAGCTTGAAGCGTGTAGATGCCGATGTTGCCGAAAAGCTGATAGAAAAAGACGAGGCAATAGAATCGGTACTGAGCAAAGAAGAAGAGGAGAAAGTGGTAGAAATTTTCAAAAAAGCGATAGCTAAGGAAAATGTTGCACCTGAGGTAACGGCCATGTCGGCAGATGCTATGCCAGTGGTGATTACCCAACCTGAGTTCATGCGCAGGATGCAAGAAATGCAACAGATGCAAGGAAATATGATGTTTGGCGGAGATATGCCGGGCATGCAGGCGGTTACTATCAACGGAAACCACCCGCTTATAGGCAAAATAGTAAAAGCTGAAAACGAGGAAGAGCAAATTAGTGTAGCTAAGCAAGCTTACGATTTGGCTTTGCTTTCGCAAAATATGCTGAAAGGAGAATCGCTTACTACTTTTATAGAAAGAAGCATATCCATGATTGCTGACGAAAAATAA
- a CDS encoding LysM peptidoglycan-binding domain-containing protein: MTTNSKGLVHGNGLYQHFLTSTKEENTCAALGNKTSYTRLALVTLASIYFLFLFSASTLFANNDNERYHRVKEGETIQKIARRYGIPETVLMKNNDLYSGTLHAGQLLLVSIEASTTTIASNTGRQSKLTGLSGGMTSTSTAYDPANPMVRREAPRKQITNKTITSQPENNAVAYQQVIANETPSKIQKLPGLTTETQLTSEVPNGINDAREIFKVEQETTNQPWFNLYFRTMRIARFRDNVPSKYTKRKDGIQYSGGTKVTEDLISNFGYPKEAAAALSFVSSNEGGVSDLNFYDGAGSFGFIQFTLKYGSLENYLAIVKNDKPEIFQACLAQYGFDLEISTDRYGKVKNTLVVYAPEGFKGKTKLQGDDLMDYLLANKQLFGPLILLGEQTKGEQIKAAYEMYYLVAKNINLPVNGINMITGDLFDTKAGVTALTDLCVKLGATGASNELATAVAKVMSDNGINSYNDLKGFDELAIIKTLTMTTSNDLVKRRMSKLLAENQMSALVGR, encoded by the coding sequence ATGACTACTAACTCAAAAGGATTAGTCCATGGAAATGGACTGTATCAACATTTCCTTACCTCAACTAAAGAGGAAAACACTTGCGCCGCTCTTGGCAACAAGACTTCTTACACCAGACTTGCACTGGTTACACTCGCATCTATTTACTTTCTTTTCTTATTTAGCGCCTCTACATTATTTGCTAATAATGATAATGAACGCTACCACAGGGTAAAAGAAGGAGAAACAATACAAAAAATAGCCCGTAGATATGGTATCCCTGAAACCGTGTTGATGAAAAACAACGATTTGTATTCAGGAACACTCCACGCAGGACAATTGTTACTAGTATCTATAGAAGCTTCTACAACTACTATAGCTTCTAATACTGGAAGACAAAGCAAGCTAACAGGTCTTTCTGGAGGTATGACTAGCACTTCTACTGCATACGATCCGGCTAACCCGATGGTAAGGAGAGAAGCACCACGCAAGCAAATCACCAATAAGACCATCACTTCACAACCTGAAAACAATGCTGTAGCTTATCAACAAGTGATCGCTAATGAAACACCTAGCAAAATACAAAAACTACCAGGGCTCACTACAGAAACTCAATTGACTTCTGAAGTGCCAAATGGAATCAATGATGCTAGAGAAATATTTAAAGTAGAGCAAGAGACCACAAACCAGCCTTGGTTCAACCTTTATTTCAGGACTATGAGAATAGCAAGGTTCAGAGATAATGTTCCTAGTAAATACACAAAAAGAAAAGACGGTATCCAATATAGTGGAGGAACAAAAGTAACAGAAGATTTGATTTCTAATTTTGGTTACCCTAAGGAAGCTGCTGCTGCTTTGTCCTTCGTATCTTCGAATGAAGGCGGTGTGAGCGACTTGAACTTTTACGATGGCGCTGGTTCTTTTGGATTTATCCAGTTCACTTTGAAATATGGTTCACTAGAAAACTACTTGGCTATTGTAAAAAACGATAAGCCAGAAATTTTTCAAGCTTGCCTAGCGCAGTATGGTTTTGATTTGGAAATATCTACTGACAGATATGGAAAAGTGAAAAACACATTGGTAGTTTATGCTCCTGAAGGTTTCAAGGGCAAAACAAAGCTTCAAGGCGATGACCTAATGGACTATCTTTTGGCAAACAAACAATTGTTCGGTCCATTGATCCTTTTGGGCGAGCAAACTAAAGGTGAGCAAATCAAAGCTGCTTACGAAATGTACTACTTGGTTGCCAAAAACATCAACTTACCTGTAAATGGTATCAATATGATTACTGGCGATTTGTTCGATACAAAAGCTGGCGTAACTGCACTTACCGATTTGTGTGTGAAACTTGGTGCAACTGGTGCAAGCAACGAACTTGCTACTGCGGTAGCAAAGGTAATGAGCGATAATGGCATCAATTCTTATAATGACTTGAAAGGTTTTGATGAATTAGCCATCATCAAAACTCTTACCATGACTACTTCTAACGATTTGGTAAAAAGAAGAATGAGCAAGCTTTTGGCGGAAAATCAAATGAGCGCATTGGTTGGAAGATAA
- a CDS encoding AAA family ATPase: MQKSDPKDLFYRYFPHEPTPGQATLFDKLGEFIVEKKRNRLTFLLKGYAGTGKTSVISAMVKTLRHFDYKYALLAPTGRAAKVISFYAKRQAFTIHKIIYKPTEDPASGRIVFKKQPNQSKNTVFIVDEASMIDDGSDYGYRNGLLTELVSYVFEKPNSGNKLMLVGDTAQLPPVHKDISPALDVLHLEQECMLKVMPHMLTDVVRQQQASGILENATAIRLQIAKRNFQINLNTKKYKDIFRMPSQKLENGLRYTYDKYGVENTSLICRSNRSATLYNQFIRKQILYYEEELSAGDILMVVKNNYFWLDDESRAGFLANGEFAEVMRVGSVEEMGGFRFANLRLQLIDYPDETPFDAKVLLDTLHSFTPNLPMEDLNKIQEQVIEDNGPFENPKEVETLLRENPYINALQVKYAYSLTCHKSQGSQWKAVFVDLGYLNDEMKNVELMRWVYTAITRSTDELFLVNFEPDFFKD, from the coding sequence ATGCAAAAGTCCGACCCTAAAGATCTTTTTTATAGGTACTTCCCCCATGAGCCAACTCCTGGTCAGGCAACTCTTTTTGATAAACTGGGTGAGTTTATTGTAGAAAAAAAGCGAAATAGGCTCACTTTTTTGCTTAAAGGATATGCGGGTACGGGAAAAACTTCGGTGATCAGCGCCATGGTAAAGACCTTGAGGCATTTCGATTACAAATATGCTTTGCTAGCTCCTACTGGCAGAGCGGCGAAAGTAATTTCATTTTATGCAAAAAGGCAAGCTTTTACCATCCATAAGATTATCTATAAACCAACCGAAGACCCTGCCTCGGGACGAATCGTTTTCAAAAAGCAGCCTAACCAGAGTAAGAATACGGTTTTTATAGTAGATGAAGCGTCCATGATAGACGATGGAAGTGATTATGGTTATCGTAATGGGTTGCTTACGGAGCTGGTTAGTTATGTATTTGAGAAACCTAATTCGGGAAACAAGTTAATGCTGGTGGGGGATACTGCTCAGCTTCCTCCAGTGCATAAAGATATTAGCCCTGCTTTAGATGTTTTGCACTTGGAGCAAGAGTGTATGTTGAAGGTAATGCCTCATATGCTTACAGATGTGGTGAGGCAGCAACAAGCTTCTGGGATTTTGGAAAATGCTACAGCGATTCGTCTCCAAATAGCAAAGCGGAATTTTCAAATCAACCTCAATACCAAAAAGTACAAGGATATTTTTAGGATGCCTAGTCAGAAGTTAGAAAATGGGCTGCGCTATACCTATGACAAATATGGTGTTGAAAACACTTCCCTGATTTGCCGATCCAACCGTTCGGCTACATTGTACAACCAGTTCATCCGCAAACAGATATTGTACTACGAAGAAGAACTATCGGCAGGTGATATTTTGATGGTGGTCAAAAACAATTACTTCTGGTTGGATGATGAATCTAGGGCGGGGTTTCTTGCCAATGGTGAGTTTGCCGAGGTAATGAGAGTAGGTTCGGTAGAAGAGATGGGAGGGTTTCGGTTTGCCAACCTCCGTTTGCAATTGATCGATTATCCAGATGAGACGCCATTTGATGCGAAAGTGCTTTTGGATACGCTTCATAGTTTCACCCCTAATTTACCCATGGAGGACTTAAATAAAATTCAAGAGCAAGTGATAGAGGATAATGGACCATTTGAAAACCCGAAGGAAGTAGAAACTCTGTTAAGAGAAAACCCCTACATAAATGCGTTGCAGGTAAAATATGCTTATTCCCTTACTTGCCACAAATCACAGGGTAGCCAGTGGAAAGCTGTATTTGTCGATTTGGGCTACCTCAACGATGAGATGAAAAATGTGGAGCTGATGCGTTGGGTTTATACAGCGATTACCCGTTCAACGGACGAACTTTTCCTTGTCAATTTTGAGCCCGATTTTTTTAAAGATTAA
- the kynU gene encoding kynureninase, with protein MGFTSALSTAKNLDKEDWLKKYRSEFLLPSSQSPIDIYFCGNSLGLQPSKTASHIERELSRWQDLGVEGFFNAFEGEPSWMEYQYKLSKKLCPIVGAQPSEVALMNSLTVNLHFLLVSFYRPSQGRYKILMEAGAFPSDQYAMASQLQSHGCSPEDGLIELTPREGEETLRTEDILSVIEENAEELALVLLGGVNYYTGQLFELEKIAKVSHGVGAVVGFDLAHAVGNVPLKLHDWGVDFAVWCNYKYMNGGPGTIGGLFVHETHGKDKGVARLSGWWGNDEKTRFLMQKDFQPAIGANGWQLSTPPVLLLAALHASLDIFEEVGMEKLVEKSKKMVAYLRFLIDDINKAIGEETIRIVTPESPSESGAQLSLVVEQGKKIFDNLIKKGIVVDWREPNVIRLAPVPLYNTFEEIFQFYTVLKDTFKTL; from the coding sequence ATGGGTTTTACGAGTGCTTTATCAACCGCCAAGAATCTAGACAAAGAGGACTGGCTAAAAAAATATAGAAGCGAATTTCTACTACCATCTTCCCAATCTCCTATAGATATATATTTCTGTGGCAATTCACTTGGTTTACAGCCAAGTAAAACGGCTTCCCATATTGAAAGGGAATTAAGCCGTTGGCAAGATTTGGGAGTAGAAGGTTTTTTCAATGCATTTGAAGGTGAGCCTTCATGGATGGAATACCAGTATAAGCTATCAAAAAAGCTTTGTCCTATTGTAGGCGCACAGCCTAGTGAAGTGGCTTTGATGAACTCACTCACAGTCAATCTACATTTTTTGTTGGTATCTTTTTATAGACCGAGCCAAGGGCGGTATAAGATTTTGATGGAGGCAGGAGCTTTTCCATCTGATCAGTATGCAATGGCATCTCAATTACAATCTCATGGATGTTCTCCAGAAGATGGGCTTATAGAACTTACACCAAGAGAAGGGGAAGAAACACTGCGGACCGAAGATATTCTTTCTGTAATAGAAGAAAATGCAGAAGAGCTCGCATTGGTATTGTTGGGAGGGGTTAATTATTATACTGGTCAGTTGTTTGAATTAGAGAAAATAGCAAAAGTGTCTCACGGAGTTGGTGCTGTTGTTGGGTTTGATTTGGCGCATGCAGTAGGGAATGTGCCACTAAAGCTTCACGATTGGGGTGTAGACTTTGCCGTTTGGTGTAATTACAAATACATGAATGGCGGACCAGGTACAATCGGAGGTTTATTTGTGCATGAAACCCATGGAAAAGATAAAGGTGTTGCACGCTTGTCGGGATGGTGGGGAAACGATGAAAAGACCCGTTTTCTTATGCAAAAAGACTTTCAGCCTGCAATTGGGGCTAACGGATGGCAATTGAGTACTCCTCCCGTATTATTATTGGCGGCTTTGCATGCTTCGTTAGATATTTTTGAAGAGGTGGGAATGGAAAAATTGGTAGAGAAAAGTAAAAAAATGGTTGCCTATCTGCGGTTTTTGATCGATGACATAAATAAAGCAATTGGTGAGGAGACAATACGAATTGTTACTCCAGAAAGCCCGAGTGAAAGTGGAGCACAACTATCTTTGGTAGTGGAACAGGGGAAGAAGATTTTTGATAATCTGATTAAAAAGGGAATTGTGGTTGATTGGAGAGAACCAAATGTAATAAGGCTTGCACCAGTACCTTTATATAATACCTTTGAGGAAATCTTTCAGTTTTATACTGTGCTCAAAGATACATTCAAAACCTTGTAA
- the tuf gene encoding elongation factor Tu, whose translation MAKETFDRSKPHLNIGTIGHVDHGKTTLTAAITKVLADAGLSESRSFDSIDNAPEEKERGITINTSHVEYQTATRHYAHVDCPGHADYVKNMVTGAAQMDGAILVVAATDGPMPQTREHILLARQVGVPALVVFMNKVDMVDDEELLELVEMEVRELLSFYEFDGDNIPVIQGSALGGLNAEQKWVDTIMELMDAVDNSIPIPERLVDKDFLMPVEDVFSITGRGTVATGRIERGVINSGDPVEIIGMGAEKLTSTITGVEMFRKILDRGEAGDNVGLLLRGIDKEAIRRGMVICKPGSVTPHTKFKAEVYVLSKDEGGRHTPFFKGYNPQFYFRTTDVTGEISLPDGVEMVMPGDNITITVDLQKEVAMEAGLRFAIREGGRTVGAGQVTEILA comes from the coding sequence ATGGCTAAAGAAACCTTTGACCGTTCCAAGCCTCACTTGAATATTGGAACTATAGGTCACGTTGACCACGGAAAAACAACTTTGACTGCTGCTATCACTAAGGTGTTGGCAGATGCAGGTCTTTCTGAATCTCGTTCATTCGACTCGATTGACAATGCACCAGAGGAAAAGGAAAGAGGTATTACTATTAATACGTCTCACGTTGAGTACCAAACTGCTACTAGGCACTACGCTCACGTTGATTGCCCAGGTCACGCCGATTACGTTAAAAACATGGTAACTGGTGCAGCTCAAATGGACGGGGCAATACTAGTTGTTGCTGCTACTGATGGTCCTATGCCACAGACAAGGGAGCACATTCTTTTAGCTCGCCAAGTAGGTGTGCCTGCTTTGGTAGTATTCATGAACAAAGTTGACATGGTAGATGACGAAGAGCTTCTAGAACTTGTTGAAATGGAAGTTCGTGAGTTATTGTCTTTCTACGAATTCGATGGTGACAATATTCCTGTTATCCAAGGATCTGCTCTTGGCGGTCTTAATGCCGAGCAAAAGTGGGTTGATACTATCATGGAGTTAATGGATGCAGTTGATAACAGCATTCCAATTCCTGAGCGTTTGGTTGACAAAGATTTCTTGATGCCTGTTGAAGATGTATTCTCTATCACTGGTCGTGGTACTGTAGCTACTGGTAGAATCGAAAGAGGTGTAATCAACTCAGGTGATCCAGTAGAAATCATCGGTATGGGAGCTGAGAAGCTTACTTCAACTATCACTGGTGTTGAAATGTTTAGAAAAATTCTTGACAGAGGTGAAGCTGGTGATAATGTTGGTCTTCTTTTGAGAGGTATTGACAAAGAAGCTATCAGACGTGGTATGGTAATCTGTAAGCCAGGTTCTGTAACTCCTCACACTAAATTCAAAGCTGAGGTTTACGTATTGTCAAAAGACGAAGGTGGTCGTCACACTCCATTCTTCAAAGGTTATAACCCTCAGTTCTACTTCAGAACAACAGACGTAACAGGTGAGATATCTCTTCCTGATGGTGTAGAAATGGTTATGCCAGGTGACAACATCACCATTACTGTTGACCTTCAGAAAGAAGTTGCAATGGAAGCTGGTCTTCGTTTTGCAATCAGAGAAGGTGGTAGAACAGTTGGTGCTGGTCAAGTAACTGAAATCTTAGCGTAA
- the secE gene encoding preprotein translocase subunit SecE yields the protein MFTKIKNFIKESYNEMIHHVTWSKYDELQSSSVLVLIASFIFALLIGLIDTVFKYGLDLFYGSF from the coding sequence ATGTTTACTAAGATAAAAAATTTCATTAAGGAGTCTTACAACGAGATGATCCATCACGTGACATGGTCGAAGTATGATGAACTCCAAAGTAGTTCAGTGCTGGTTTTGATCGCATCATTCATTTTTGCCTTGCTTATAGGCTTGATCGATACTGTGTTCAAATACGGCTTGGACTTGTTTTATGGTTCCTTCTAA
- the nusG gene encoding transcription termination/antitermination protein NusG: MSELNWYVVRAVSGQEKKVKIYLEKEISLNNLDEHIPEVLTPTEKVYQIRKLKDGKSKKIAVEKNFYPGYVLVQANIEHGEVLHTIKSIPGVIGFLQVDGKGPNAKPTPMREAEINRILGKVEETAEGEITDEATFIVGETVKVMDGPFNGFTGTVQEVFEERKKLNVMVKIFGRNAPVELNYVQVEKVD; encoded by the coding sequence ATGAGCGAGTTAAATTGGTATGTGGTAAGGGCTGTGAGCGGGCAGGAAAAAAAGGTGAAAATCTATCTGGAAAAAGAGATATCCTTGAACAACTTGGATGAACATATTCCGGAAGTGTTAACACCCACTGAAAAAGTGTACCAAATTCGCAAGCTTAAAGATGGCAAAAGCAAAAAGATAGCTGTAGAAAAGAATTTTTACCCTGGATACGTGCTAGTTCAAGCAAATATCGAACACGGTGAAGTGTTGCACACTATCAAAAGCATTCCTGGTGTTATTGGCTTTTTACAAGTTGATGGTAAGGGACCTAACGCCAAGCCTACCCCTATGCGCGAAGCAGAAATCAACCGTATTTTGGGTAAAGTAGAAGAAACTGCCGAAGGCGAAATTACAGATGAAGCTACATTTATAGTAGGAGAAACCGTGAAGGTCATGGACGGGCCCTTCAATGGTTTTACCGGAACCGTTCAAGAAGTGTTCGAAGAGCGTAAGAAACTTAATGTCATGGTTAAGATCTTTGGTAGAAATGCTCCAGTCGAACTTAATTATGTTCAAGTAGAAAAAGTAGATTAA
- the rplK gene encoding 50S ribosomal protein L11, protein MAKEVTGFLKLQIKGGQANPSPPVGPALGSKGLNIMDFCKQFNSRTQEKQGVLTPVVVTIYSDKSFDFVIKTPPAPVLLREAAKVAKGSSEPNRDKVGSVSWDQVKEIAELKMADLNAFTVESGMKMVAGTARSMGLTVSGDAPWAE, encoded by the coding sequence ATGGCAAAAGAAGTTACCGGATTTCTAAAATTGCAGATTAAAGGAGGACAGGCTAATCCGTCTCCTCCAGTGGGACCGGCACTGGGTAGTAAGGGTTTGAATATCATGGACTTTTGTAAACAGTTCAATTCAAGAACCCAAGAAAAACAAGGAGTACTTACTCCAGTTGTTGTTACTATTTATTCTGATAAATCGTTTGATTTTGTAATCAAAACCCCTCCAGCGCCAGTATTGCTGAGAGAAGCTGCAAAAGTAGCAAAAGGTTCTTCTGAACCTAATAGGGATAAAGTTGGATCAGTATCTTGGGATCAGGTAAAAGAGATCGCAGAACTTAAGATGGCTGACTTAAATGCTTTTACAGTAGAATCGGGCATGAAAATGGTCGCAGGAACAGCTAGAAGCATGGGTCTTACAGTCTCAGGTGATGCCCCTTGGGCCGAGTAA